The following coding sequences lie in one Methylosinus sp. PW1 genomic window:
- the mtnC gene encoding acireductone synthase, with product MSEPIRAVLIDLEGVVLPMTFMNDTLLPLAATRLGGYIVEHAEDEEVEEALEETGRLMGGYELDPTQAESLLLRWMKQGRKATPLKIIQGLVWQEAYAAGSLAAELYPDVASCLSAWAAAGIRLFVYSSNSELAQKLLLSHSSSEQVTALFEGFFDTTLGQKIEPGSYRDLCENLGLAPGSALVLSENEEELDAAQTAGLATTRLARDGNVASRHPVSADLLSLNIGQ from the coding sequence ATGAGCGAGCCCATCCGCGCCGTCCTGATCGATCTCGAAGGCGTGGTCCTACCCATGACCTTCATGAATGACACGCTGCTGCCGCTCGCGGCCACGCGGCTCGGCGGCTATATCGTCGAGCATGCCGAGGACGAAGAGGTGGAGGAGGCGCTGGAGGAGACCGGGCGCCTCATGGGCGGTTATGAGCTCGATCCCACTCAGGCGGAATCTCTGCTGCTGCGCTGGATGAAGCAGGGCCGCAAGGCGACGCCGCTGAAAATCATTCAGGGCCTCGTCTGGCAGGAGGCCTATGCGGCCGGCTCCCTCGCGGCGGAACTCTACCCGGATGTCGCCAGCTGTCTCTCGGCCTGGGCCGCCGCCGGGATTCGCCTCTTCGTCTACTCCTCCAATTCGGAATTGGCGCAGAAGCTGCTGCTGAGCCATTCCTCCTCCGAGCAGGTGACGGCCCTGTTCGAGGGTTTTTTCGACACCACGCTCGGCCAGAAGATCGAGCCCGGCTCCTATCGCGATCTCTGCGAAAATCTGGGCCTGGCTCCCGGCTCGGCGCTCGTGCTGTCGGAGAATGAGGAGGAGCTGGACGCCGCCCAGACGGCGGGCCTCGCCACGACCCGCCTGGCGCGCGATGGAAATGTGGCGAGCCGCCATCCCGTGAGCGCGGATTTGCTCTCCTTGAACATCGGACAGTGA
- a CDS encoding GNAT family N-acetyltransferase, which yields MEDIVIRPAVLADAARMSALILHSVRETNASDYSSDIIDLICANFTAERIIQKMAVRDVFVATLETEIAGTVSLGAAKLHSLFVEPKRQGRGIGSRLVDYLERHAAANEIDVLHVHSSITARHFYEKRGYAFLEFEPRADGSTYLMRKAIRGP from the coding sequence ATGGAGGACATCGTCATTCGACCGGCGGTTCTCGCCGATGCGGCGCGGATGAGTGCGCTCATTCTGCACTCGGTCCGGGAAACGAATGCGTCGGATTACTCCTCCGACATCATCGACCTCATTTGCGCCAATTTCACTGCCGAGCGCATCATTCAGAAAATGGCCGTTCGCGACGTGTTTGTCGCCACACTCGAAACAGAGATTGCCGGAACCGTCAGCCTCGGGGCGGCGAAGCTGCACTCGCTGTTCGTCGAGCCGAAGCGACAGGGTCGAGGGATCGGCTCGCGTCTCGTGGACTATCTCGAACGGCACGCCGCAGCGAATGAAATCGATGTCCTGCATGTGCATTCGTCGATCACGGCGCGTCACTTCTATGAGAAGAGGGGATATGCGTTCCTCGAGTTCGAGCCGCGGGCGGATGGTTCGACATATCTCATGCGCAAGGCGATCCGTGGCCCCTAG
- a CDS encoding TonB-dependent siderophore receptor produces the protein MIRSHLLRGASACAIAFAFALPARGQESLPAIDIAGQTLGGSGSGKAGAADKSARSGGRETGYNQVGPAASTKTSIPILETPYSVQIVPRETMDDRQAVSIRDALFTNVSGVAGSSNYYDGVIVRGFDSGNQIYRNGLRQPNATNQETTNLQSIEVLKGPAAMLYGRVEPGGLINIVTKRPQETPYFSVHQQVGSFGLTRTAIDATGPLLEDKTLLYRMNVSYLAKDSFQPHVGQDNLLISPSITWRPTEQFTLNVEGEYQRGYFRDLSPIPALGFRPAGIPISRYLLDSYVADKYPNFQERSLFGYDWTYRIDNDWSVTNRLSHTRADYRQRGHWLDSFSNEATGDALRGIWLVPTPNAAEPIFYRETVSTNVDLQGKAVTGPLTHRVLAGFDYYSHDLKAHGHCCDYISSINIYYPVNIPANVDALSSSYRTINKEKWKGLYAQDQISFWDDRIQLLLGGRHDWAESSTATLWSDESFAEVDSRRVVVPVSANSPRIGVLIRPFSWLSVYGNYTRSYGSSNGIDQYSRPLQPQIGTQFEGGVKAELLDGRLTATAAYFDIDKKNQTTAISGTPFVRVIDGRSNGVELDLTGRIDEHWSVIANFTHLDARIVKDHDVVNGGGTAGKRLHSVPHNTANLWAKYEAWGALAGLTVGGGVSYVDKAFGDNDNSFELPAHARVDVMASYKLEAGWIPHAPKLTFQLNVNNLLDTTYYEGGGGRMGAVPGAPRTFLGSLRAEF, from the coding sequence ATGATCCGTTCGCATTTGCTGCGCGGCGCTTCCGCCTGCGCGATCGCTTTCGCATTCGCTCTGCCTGCCCGAGGGCAGGAGTCTCTCCCGGCCATAGACATCGCGGGACAAACGCTCGGCGGAAGCGGCTCTGGAAAGGCCGGCGCGGCCGATAAATCGGCGCGGTCGGGAGGACGGGAGACGGGCTATAATCAGGTGGGGCCGGCCGCCTCGACAAAGACGAGCATCCCGATTCTGGAGACGCCCTATTCTGTGCAGATTGTTCCGCGCGAGACGATGGACGACCGGCAGGCGGTCAGCATACGCGACGCGCTCTTCACCAATGTCAGCGGCGTCGCCGGCTCCTCGAACTATTATGACGGCGTCATCGTCCGCGGCTTCGACAGCGGCAACCAGATCTATCGCAATGGGCTTCGCCAGCCGAACGCCACCAATCAGGAAACGACCAACCTGCAGTCGATCGAGGTTCTCAAAGGCCCGGCCGCTATGCTCTATGGACGTGTGGAGCCGGGTGGTCTGATCAACATCGTGACCAAGCGCCCGCAGGAGACGCCCTATTTTTCAGTGCATCAGCAGGTCGGAAGCTTCGGCCTGACGCGCACGGCGATCGACGCCACCGGTCCTCTGCTGGAGGACAAGACGCTGCTCTATCGAATGAATGTCTCCTACCTCGCCAAGGACAGCTTCCAGCCGCATGTCGGCCAGGACAATCTGCTGATCTCGCCGTCGATCACATGGCGGCCGACCGAGCAATTCACCCTCAACGTCGAGGGCGAATATCAACGGGGCTATTTCAGAGATTTGTCGCCGATCCCAGCGCTCGGCTTCCGCCCGGCGGGCATTCCGATCAGCCGCTATCTGCTCGACTCCTATGTCGCCGACAAATACCCCAACTTTCAGGAGCGGTCGCTGTTCGGCTATGATTGGACATACCGGATCGACAATGACTGGAGCGTGACGAACCGCCTGTCACACACGCGCGCCGATTATCGGCAGCGCGGACATTGGCTCGATTCCTTCTCTAACGAGGCGACTGGTGACGCGCTTCGCGGAATCTGGCTGGTGCCGACGCCGAATGCGGCCGAGCCCATTTTCTACAGAGAGACGGTTTCGACCAATGTCGACCTCCAGGGAAAGGCGGTGACGGGGCCTCTCACCCACCGGGTGCTCGCCGGCTTCGACTATTATAGTCACGACTTGAAGGCTCACGGCCATTGCTGCGACTATATTTCTTCGATCAACATCTATTATCCGGTCAATATTCCCGCCAATGTCGACGCGCTGAGCTCCTCCTACCGCACCATCAACAAGGAGAAATGGAAGGGACTCTATGCTCAGGACCAGATCTCCTTCTGGGACGATCGCATTCAGCTGCTTCTCGGCGGGCGTCATGATTGGGCGGAGTCGAGCACCGCGACATTGTGGTCCGACGAATCCTTCGCCGAGGTCGACTCACGAAGAGTTGTCGTGCCCGTCAGTGCGAACAGCCCGCGGATCGGCGTGCTGATCCGGCCATTCTCCTGGCTTTCCGTTTATGGCAATTACACGCGCTCCTATGGCTCGAGCAATGGCATAGACCAATACAGCCGACCGTTGCAGCCGCAGATCGGAACGCAGTTCGAGGGCGGCGTGAAGGCCGAGCTGCTGGACGGGCGGCTCACCGCGACCGCCGCCTATTTCGACATAGACAAGAAAAACCAGACCACCGCGATCTCCGGCACGCCTTTCGTGCGCGTCATCGACGGACGCAGCAATGGCGTCGAGCTCGATTTGACGGGGCGTATCGACGAGCATTGGAGCGTCATCGCCAATTTCACCCATCTCGACGCGCGCATCGTCAAGGACCATGATGTGGTGAACGGGGGCGGAACCGCCGGCAAGCGGCTCCATTCCGTGCCCCACAACACCGCTAATCTCTGGGCGAAATACGAGGCGTGGGGCGCGCTCGCCGGCCTCACCGTCGGCGGCGGCGTCTCCTATGTCGACAAGGCGTTCGGCGACAATGACAACAGCTTCGAGCTGCCCGCGCATGCGCGCGTCGATGTCATGGCGTCCTACAAGCTCGAGGCCGGCTGGATTCCGCATGCGCCGAAATTGACGTTCCAGCTCAATGTCAACAATCTGCTCGACACGACCTATTACGAGGGCGGCGGCGGGCGGATGGGCGCCGTTCCCGGTGCGCCGAGAACCTTCCTCGGGTCGCTGCGCGCGGAGTTTTGA
- a CDS encoding ferredoxin: MTKFTLETRDGTRSEIAGKDRATMMKLIRKSGVEELVAECGGSCTCATCQIYVDLPEGVAMPPMEPAEAIMLSKAANRQINSRLACQMKFDSSLDGMHVRIAPEDYSNC, translated from the coding sequence ATGACGAAATTCACGCTGGAAACGCGCGACGGGACACGGTCGGAGATCGCCGGCAAGGATCGCGCGACGATGATGAAGCTGATCCGCAAATCCGGCGTCGAGGAGCTGGTCGCCGAATGCGGCGGCAGCTGCACCTGCGCCACCTGCCAAATCTATGTCGATCTGCCCGAAGGCGTCGCCATGCCTCCCATGGAGCCGGCCGAAGCCATCATGCTGTCCAAGGCCGCCAATCGTCAGATCAATTCGCGTCTCGCCTGCCAGATGAAGTTCGACTCGAGCCTCGACGGCATGCACGTCCGCATCGCCCCGGAAGATTACAGCAACTGCTAA
- a CDS encoding carbamoyltransferase C-terminal domain-containing protein — protein sequence MTTILGLNAYHGDASACLVRDGSIVAAVEEERFRRVKHWAGFPSEAIRYCLEEAGLRLADVAHIAVNSNPKASLFRKIGYALKTRPDLALIGDRIRNQSKRRSIEAELASAFPGANFKGEIHRIEHHVAHAASAFLVSPFERAVVLSVDGFGDFSSAAWGMGDRNGVSIDGRVYFPHSLGIFYQAITQYLGFPHYGDEYKVMGLAPYGRPLFLSAMRRILRLEDNGVFALDLGYFRHHKEKIAYEWTGGAPHVGALYSPALEDLLGPARTKDEPLEERHLDIARSAQAMYEEAFFHLLSKLHERYRHSDLTLAGGCAMNSVANGKIKRNSLFRRVYIQPAAGDAGGAIGAALQVWSELGGIVSGASTATALEGDRISGRRVMDHAYLGPTYDDESIEALLAARRAALASQDCVVEHIGDEAALCERAAAAIAQGEVVGWFQGRMEWGPRALGNRSIICDPRRADMKDILNLKIKRRESFRPFAPSIQRESVAHWFEEDGDVPFMMQVFQIREEKRSIIPAITHVDGSGRLQTVHRETNPRYWGLIEAFRVRTGVPMVLNTSFNENEPVVCRPDEALDCFSRTKMDVLALGNSFIRRRNG from the coding sequence GTGACGACCATACTCGGGCTCAACGCCTATCATGGCGACGCTTCTGCCTGCCTCGTGCGCGACGGCTCGATTGTCGCGGCGGTGGAGGAGGAACGTTTCCGCCGCGTCAAGCATTGGGCGGGGTTTCCGTCGGAGGCCATCCGCTATTGCCTCGAAGAAGCCGGTCTGAGGCTCGCCGATGTGGCGCATATCGCGGTGAATTCCAATCCGAAGGCGAGCCTATTTCGTAAGATCGGCTATGCGCTGAAGACGCGTCCCGATCTTGCGCTCATTGGGGATCGCATCCGCAATCAGTCAAAGCGGCGGTCGATCGAAGCGGAATTGGCGAGCGCGTTCCCGGGAGCGAACTTCAAGGGTGAGATTCATCGCATCGAGCATCATGTGGCTCACGCGGCGTCTGCGTTTCTGGTCTCGCCCTTCGAGCGCGCGGTGGTTCTATCGGTGGATGGGTTCGGCGATTTTTCGAGCGCCGCCTGGGGCATGGGCGATCGAAATGGCGTGTCGATCGACGGACGTGTTTATTTTCCGCATTCGCTGGGGATCTTCTATCAGGCGATCACGCAATATCTCGGCTTTCCGCACTATGGCGACGAATATAAGGTCATGGGGCTCGCGCCCTATGGCCGACCCCTTTTCCTGAGCGCAATGCGACGTATTCTTCGGCTCGAGGACAATGGCGTTTTCGCGCTCGATCTCGGCTATTTCCGCCATCATAAGGAAAAAATCGCGTATGAATGGACCGGTGGGGCGCCTCATGTCGGCGCGCTCTACAGTCCGGCGCTCGAAGATTTGCTCGGACCTGCGCGAACAAAAGACGAGCCGTTGGAGGAACGCCATCTCGATATCGCGCGATCTGCGCAAGCGATGTATGAAGAAGCCTTCTTCCATTTGCTGAGCAAGCTTCATGAGCGATATCGACATTCCGATCTCACGCTGGCCGGAGGCTGCGCGATGAATTCGGTGGCGAATGGCAAGATCAAGCGTAATTCGCTGTTCCGAAGGGTCTATATTCAGCCTGCGGCGGGTGACGCTGGCGGCGCGATCGGCGCTGCGCTGCAGGTCTGGAGCGAACTCGGGGGCATCGTTTCCGGAGCATCGACGGCGACGGCGCTGGAGGGGGATAGGATATCGGGCCGAAGGGTGATGGATCACGCCTATCTCGGTCCAACCTATGACGACGAGTCGATCGAGGCTCTGCTCGCTGCGCGCCGGGCGGCGCTCGCAAGTCAGGATTGCGTCGTCGAGCATATCGGTGATGAAGCCGCGCTGTGCGAGCGTGCTGCGGCCGCCATAGCGCAGGGTGAGGTCGTCGGCTGGTTCCAAGGACGGATGGAGTGGGGACCGCGCGCGCTCGGCAATCGCTCGATCATTTGCGACCCGCGGCGCGCCGATATGAAGGACATTCTAAATCTGAAAATCAAGCGTCGCGAGAGCTTCCGTCCGTTCGCGCCTTCGATTCAAAGAGAGAGCGTGGCGCATTGGTTCGAGGAGGATGGCGACGTGCCATTCATGATGCAGGTGTTTCAGATAAGGGAAGAGAAGCGGTCGATTATACCCGCGATCACCCATGTCGATGGATCGGGGCGTTTGCAGACGGTTCACCGCGAGACCAATCCGCGCTATTGGGGGTTGATCGAGGCGTTCCGGGTGCGGACCGGCGTGCCCATGGTGCTCAACACATCGTTCAACGAGAACGAGCCCGTGGTCTGCAGGCCCGACGAGGCGCTGGACTGCTTCTCGAGAACCAAGATGGATGTGCTGGCGTTGGGGAACAGCTTCATTCGTCGTCGAAATGGTTGA
- the dctA gene encoding C4-dicarboxylate transporter DctA, translated as MTAAAIAEAPPRKNAHSLYLQVLAAIVLGALLGVYFPDIAQSPWMEAMGKGFVNLIKMVIAPIIFCTIVSGIAHLESAAKVGRVGIKALVYFEVVSTVALALGLLVGNVLRPGEGFSGKADPAAVAKYLEPAAQRTPVEFVLGVIPDSVIGAFAKGDILQVLLFSILFGFALMALGERGRALRGFIDEAGHAMFGVIAIVMKAAPIGAFGAMGYTVGKYGSQSLMSLAWLVGSFYLTSILFVVVALGLVARIVGFDILRFLAYIRDELLIVLGTSSSESALPQLMEKLERLGCSKSVVGLVVPTGYSFNLDGTNIYMTLTSLFIAQALGVHLTAGQQFVILTVAMLTSKGASGVTGAGFITLGATLSSIDPRLAPGMAIVIGVDKFMSECRALTNICGNGVAAIVVAWWEGELDHDKLAAGLSRRIDPSDVETALTTE; from the coding sequence TTGACCGCAGCCGCCATTGCCGAGGCGCCGCCGCGCAAAAACGCGCATAGCCTCTACCTCCAGGTGCTCGCGGCGATCGTGCTCGGCGCGCTGCTCGGCGTCTATTTTCCCGACATCGCCCAGAGCCCCTGGATGGAGGCGATGGGCAAGGGCTTCGTCAATCTCATCAAAATGGTGATCGCGCCGATCATCTTCTGCACCATCGTCTCCGGCATCGCTCATCTCGAGAGCGCCGCCAAGGTCGGCCGCGTCGGCATAAAGGCGCTGGTCTATTTCGAAGTGGTCTCGACCGTCGCTCTGGCGCTCGGGCTCCTCGTCGGCAATGTGCTGCGGCCGGGCGAAGGCTTTTCCGGCAAGGCGGACCCCGCCGCCGTCGCCAAATATCTCGAGCCCGCCGCGCAGCGCACGCCGGTCGAATTCGTGCTCGGCGTTATTCCCGACAGCGTCATCGGCGCCTTCGCCAAGGGCGATATTCTGCAGGTGCTGCTCTTTTCCATCCTGTTCGGCTTCGCGCTGATGGCGCTGGGCGAGCGGGGCAGGGCGCTGCGCGGCTTCATCGACGAGGCGGGCCACGCCATGTTCGGCGTTATCGCAATTGTGATGAAGGCCGCGCCGATCGGCGCTTTCGGCGCCATGGGCTACACGGTGGGCAAATATGGCTCGCAATCGCTGATGAGCCTCGCCTGGCTGGTCGGCTCCTTCTATCTCACCTCCATATTATTCGTCGTCGTCGCGCTCGGCCTCGTCGCCCGCATCGTCGGCTTCGATATATTGCGCTTCCTCGCCTATATTCGCGACGAATTGCTGATCGTGCTCGGCACTTCGTCGTCGGAGAGCGCGCTGCCGCAGCTGATGGAGAAGCTCGAGCGCTTGGGCTGCTCGAAATCCGTCGTCGGACTCGTCGTGCCGACCGGCTATTCCTTCAATCTCGACGGCACCAATATCTATATGACGCTGACGAGCCTGTTCATCGCCCAGGCGCTCGGCGTGCATCTGACGGCGGGGCAGCAATTCGTCATTCTCACCGTGGCCATGCTGACCTCGAAAGGCGCATCGGGCGTGACCGGCGCGGGCTTCATCACGCTCGGCGCGACGCTCTCCTCCATCGATCCGCGCCTCGCGCCTGGCATGGCCATTGTCATCGGCGTCGACAAATTCATGAGCGAGTGCCGCGCGCTCACCAATATTTGCGGCAATGGCGTCGCCGCCATCGTCGTCGCCTGGTGGGAGGGCGAGCTCGATCACGACAAGCTCGCCGCCGGGCTGTCGCGCCGCATCGACCCGAGCGACGTGGAAACCGCCCTCACGACGGAATAG
- a CDS encoding PepSY domain-containing protein gives MTDDIDRKSRAPQTSGGANGLVLGRTLWLAAHRYLGFVAGAVFVLLGLSGSLLAFRVEIDEFLNKDLFTPTHYALGGERASVDRIIAASRAAAPEGSAPVWMHFPKGDGGYFDVIYSAREPEGRTKTYQIVVDPITAAVKGARLIVDDGNHFAEPLAVLLIHLHSALLLGENGATLVGFVGLFLLVSLATGVYLWWPRNGRWRQAFQIKRGASAERLILDLHKTTGVYLLAVFAVIIFSGLYLTFSAQMIALVDFFSPVHTHHLENAKSMSADGRPSIGAEAAVAAVDQLFPDGKVMSLSLPVAPEGAFVVGKRADDEVNVSEPHRMAAVDRYSGQIIAIEDPHHFTAGERFLEWQFPLHSGEAFGDPGRAVIALLGVAPALLYITGLTRWLQKRRARASGAGGRS, from the coding sequence ATGACCGACGACATCGATCGAAAGAGCCGGGCGCCGCAGACGAGCGGCGGAGCGAACGGCCTCGTCCTCGGCCGCACGCTCTGGCTCGCTGCGCATCGCTACCTAGGTTTCGTCGCCGGCGCGGTTTTCGTTCTCCTCGGTCTCTCGGGAAGCCTGCTCGCCTTCCGTGTCGAGATCGACGAATTTTTGAACAAGGACCTGTTCACGCCGACGCATTATGCGCTGGGCGGCGAGCGCGCATCTGTGGATCGGATCATCGCAGCGAGCCGCGCCGCCGCGCCCGAGGGCTCCGCGCCCGTCTGGATGCATTTCCCCAAAGGCGATGGCGGCTATTTCGACGTCATCTATTCGGCGCGTGAGCCGGAGGGGCGCACGAAAACATATCAGATCGTCGTCGATCCGATCACCGCCGCCGTCAAAGGCGCGCGCCTGATCGTCGACGACGGCAATCACTTTGCCGAGCCTCTGGCTGTGCTGCTGATCCACCTGCACTCGGCGCTTCTGCTCGGGGAGAACGGCGCGACGCTCGTCGGATTCGTCGGCCTCTTCCTGCTCGTCTCGCTCGCGACCGGCGTCTATCTCTGGTGGCCGCGCAACGGCAGATGGCGACAGGCGTTTCAGATCAAGCGCGGGGCGAGCGCGGAGCGCCTGATTCTCGATCTTCACAAGACGACGGGCGTCTATCTCCTCGCCGTCTTCGCCGTGATCATATTTTCTGGACTCTATCTGACTTTCAGCGCGCAAATGATCGCGCTCGTCGACTTCTTTTCCCCGGTTCATACGCATCATCTCGAAAATGCGAAATCCATGTCCGCCGACGGGCGCCCGTCGATCGGCGCGGAAGCAGCGGTAGCCGCGGTGGACCAGCTGTTTCCTGACGGCAAGGTAATGAGCCTCTCGCTGCCGGTGGCGCCGGAGGGAGCCTTCGTGGTCGGCAAGCGCGCCGATGACGAAGTCAATGTGAGCGAGCCGCACCGGATGGCGGCGGTCGATCGCTACAGCGGCCAAATTATCGCGATCGAAGATCCGCACCATTTTACCGCCGGCGAGAGATTCCTTGAATGGCAATTCCCGCTACATTCCGGCGAGGCCTTCGGCGATCCGGGCCGCGCGGTCATCGCTCTGCTCGGCGTCGCGCCGGCGCTGCTCTACATCACCGGCCTCACGCGCTGGCTGCAGAAGCGGCGCGCGCGGGCCTCCGGCGCAGGAGGCCGCTCATGA
- a CDS encoding glycosyltransferase: MLNGAVDPSAGDRGNMRCFEAMGGGALLLSDNGLYPDGMEDGRTMLVYEDANDAVMRIRDGLTKPEKAASIAAAGLNLMKAECSKPQQWTRFQSLL; the protein is encoded by the coding sequence GTGCTCAATGGCGCGGTCGATCCCTCTGCAGGCGATCGAGGAAATATGCGCTGCTTCGAGGCGATGGGCGGAGGCGCCCTGCTGCTGTCGGACAATGGGCTTTACCCGGACGGTATGGAGGACGGGCGCACTATGCTCGTCTATGAAGACGCGAATGACGCGGTGATGCGCATCCGGGATGGATTGACGAAGCCGGAGAAGGCGGCTTCGATAGCGGCGGCGGGATTGAATCTCATGAAGGCGGAATGTAGCAAGCCTCAGCAATGGACGCGCTTTCAAAGCCTGCTGTGA
- a CDS encoding aldo/keto reductase: protein MEHRRLGRSGLACAPLVLGCHVFGWTADAAASCAILDAFVDRGFSLLDTADTYSTWVPGHSGGESETIIGDWLKATGKRDRVLIATKLGGAMPNVGKGLSRAHIIRSAEDSLRRLRTDRIDLYQAHFDDTATPFEETLEAFATLIESGKVRAIGASNYSAPRLAEALAAARAHGLPLFSCLQPHYNLVTRAYYEGDLRRLCLAEDIGVIPFRALEAGFLTGKYRSMEDTVGAARGAVVAGVLDERSLDILRELDRAAAQFRATPAQIAIAWLLAQEGVAAPIVSVTSVAQLEEIFGALTLTLDARTLMRLDMVSA, encoded by the coding sequence ATGGAGCATCGTCGGCTCGGTCGCTCGGGCCTCGCCTGCGCGCCGCTCGTGCTCGGCTGCCACGTCTTCGGCTGGACGGCCGATGCGGCGGCCTCCTGCGCCATTCTGGACGCTTTCGTCGATCGCGGCTTTTCGCTGCTCGACACGGCCGACACTTATTCCACCTGGGTTCCCGGCCATAGCGGCGGCGAGTCCGAGACGATCATCGGCGATTGGCTGAAGGCGACGGGCAAGCGGGACCGCGTGCTGATCGCCACCAAACTCGGCGGCGCCATGCCCAATGTGGGCAAGGGCCTCTCCCGCGCCCATATCATCCGCTCGGCCGAGGACTCGCTGCGCCGGCTGCGGACCGATCGCATCGATCTCTATCAGGCGCATTTCGACGATACGGCGACGCCCTTCGAGGAGACGCTGGAAGCCTTCGCGACGCTCATCGAGAGCGGCAAGGTGCGCGCCATCGGCGCCTCCAATTATTCGGCGCCGCGCCTCGCCGAGGCGCTGGCGGCCGCGCGAGCGCATGGGTTGCCGCTCTTCTCCTGCCTGCAGCCGCATTACAATCTCGTCACCCGCGCCTATTACGAGGGCGATCTGCGTCGCCTGTGCCTCGCGGAGGACATTGGCGTCATCCCCTTTCGGGCGCTGGAGGCGGGCTTTCTCACCGGCAAATATCGCTCTATGGAGGACACGGTCGGCGCGGCGCGCGGCGCCGTCGTCGCGGGCGTTCTCGACGAGCGCAGCCTCGATATTTTGCGCGAGCTGGACCGCGCCGCCGCGCAATTTCGCGCCACGCCGGCGCAGATCGCCATCGCCTGGCTGCTGGCGCAGGAGGGCGTCGCCGCGCCTATCGTCAGCGTGACGAGCGTCGCCCAGCTCGAGGAGATTTTCGGCGCGCTGACGCTGACGCTCGATGCGCGAACGCTGATGCGGCTCGATATGGTGAGCGCGTGA
- a CDS encoding thiol-disulfide oxidoreductase DCC family protein gives MGLSPALSRSPSRGRFRPRRRSCVRRARIPCPDPPARRPRRDRREAAIDPDSPESFLFIENGRLIKDSVALFALARQLRGPARAAPLARLLPRFVADALYRLVARNRYRWFGRIAACALPEASRATCDAYAYPAENQPTHRSSSD, from the coding sequence ATGGGGCTGTCACCAGCTCTTTCCCGATCGCCAAGCCGAGGCAGGTTCCGCCCGCGACGGCGCTCTTGCGTCAGAAGGGCTCGAATACCATGTCCCGATCCTCCGGCGCGACGCCCGCGCCGTGATCGACGAGAGGCCGCCATCGACCCGGACTCGCCCGAGAGCTTCCTCTTCATCGAGAACGGCCGCCTGATAAAGGATTCCGTAGCGCTGTTCGCGCTCGCGCGGCAATTGCGCGGACCGGCGCGCGCCGCCCCACTCGCACGGCTGTTGCCACGCTTTGTCGCCGATGCGCTCTATCGCCTCGTCGCGCGCAACCGCTACCGCTGGTTCGGTCGAATAGCCGCCTGCGCGCTCCCCGAGGCCTCGCGCGCGACGTGCGACGCCTACGCATATCCAGCCGAAAATCAACCGACCCATCGCTCATCATCCGATTGA